Proteins from a genomic interval of Odocoileus virginianus isolate 20LAN1187 ecotype Illinois unplaced genomic scaffold, Ovbor_1.2 Unplaced_Contig_20, whole genome shotgun sequence:
- the LOC110138019 gene encoding olfactory receptor 52H1 yields the protein MVLFNLSSDNAGPFILVGIPGLEHAHVWIGIPFCIIYMVAIVGNCILLYLILMERSLHEPMFFFLSMLAMTDLTLSTAGVPKTLSIFWLGAREITFPGCLTQMFFLHYSFVLDSAILMAMAFDRYVAICSPLRYNTILTPKTIIKIVVGISFRSFCIILPDVFLLTRLPFCRTRIIPHTYCEHIGVARLACADISINIWYGFCVPIMTVISDVILIAVSYTLILCAVFRLPSQEARQKALGTCGSHVCVILMFYTPAFFSILAHRFGHNVSRTFHIIFANLYIVIPPALNPIVYGVKTKQIREKVIILFSIKCTL from the coding sequence ATGGTCCTTTTCAACCTGAGCAGTGACAACGCAGGACCCTTCATTCTGGTGGGGATCCCAGGCCTGGAGCATGCCCATGTGTGGATTGGGATTCCCTTCTGTATCATCTATATGGTAGCCATTGTGGGAAACTGCATCCTTCTCTACCTAATCTTGATGGAGCGCAGCCTTCATGAACCcatgttcttctttctctccatgcTGGCCATGACTGACCTCACCTTGTCCACAGCTGGTGTTCCTAAAACACTCAGTATCTTTTGGCTTGGGGCTCGAGAAATCACATTCCCAGGGTGCCTCACACAAATGTTCTTCCTCCACTACAGCTTTGTCCTTGATTCAGCCATCCTGATGGCCATGGCAtttgaccgctatgtggccatctgttcTCCCTTGAGATACAACACTATCTTGACCCCCAAGACCATCATCAAGATTGTGGTGGGAATCTCCTTTCGTAGTTTCTGCATCATCTTGCCTGATGTATTCTTGCTCACACGACTGCCTTTCTGTAGGACACGCATCATACCACACACATACTGTGAGCACATAGGTGTTGCCCGGCTCGCCTGTGCGGACATCTCCATCAACATCTGGTATGGCTTTTGTGTTCCCATCATGACAGTCATCTCAGATGTGATCCTCATTGCTGTTTCTTACACACTCATCCTCTGTGCTGTCTTCCGCCTCCCCTCCCAAGAAGCCCGCCAGAAGGCCCTGGGCACCTGTGGTTCCCATGTCTGTGTCATCCTCATGTTTTATACACCTGCCTTTTTCTCCATCCTTGCCCACCGCTTTGGACACAATGTCTCCCGCACTTTCCACATCATATTTGCCAACCTCTACATTGTTATCCCACCTGCCCTCAACCCCATTGTTTATGGAGTGAAGACCAAGCAGATCAGAGAAAAggtcatcattttattttctataaagtgTACATTATAA
- the LOC110138034 gene encoding olfactory receptor 52D1-like, translating to MGLDPTLPALNQTWLSSGPGTFVLLGVPGMEALHAWLSVPVCLLYMAALVGNALLLGLVAADQALRRPMYQLLGLLAAADLVLATSTVPKALAVLWGLSGEISFQACLAQLFVAHVAFIAESSVLLAMAVDRYVAICQPLRYAALLTQRVVGIVAVAAVTRGACVMAPPVVLLRRLPYCGQRALPHTYCEHMGVARLACGDTRPNVWYGLASTLLTPVLDLGLIGASYALILRAVCHLPSHGARRKALGTCGAHASVITLFYTPALFSFLAHRFGRHTVPSHVHILLANLYVVVPPALNPVVYGVRTQQIAQRVRRLFRLCWAGPVRDVGPARASPRNK from the coding sequence ATGGGGCTGGATCCCACACTGCCTGCTCTCAACCAGACCTGGCTCAGCTCCGGGCCTGGGACCTTTGTCCTGCTGGGGGTACCGGGAATGGAGGCCTTGCATGCCTGGCTTTCTGTACCTGTGTGCCTACTGTACATGGCAGCTCTGGTGGGGAACGCCCTTCTTCTGGGGCTGGTGGCAGCTGACCAAGCACTTCGGAGACCCATGTACCAGCTACTGGGGCTTCTGGCAGCAGCTGACTTAGTTCTGGCTACATCCACAGTGCCCAAAGCTCTGGCCGTGCTGTGGGGCCTGTCAGGCGAGATCTCCTTCCAGGCCTGCCTTGCCCAGCTCTTTGTTGCCCACGTGGCCTTCATTGCTGAGTCCTCCGTGCTGTTGGCCATGGCCGTGGACCGCTACGTGGCCATATGCCAGCCTCTGCGCTATGCGGCGCTGCTGACTCAGCGCGTGGTAGGCATTGTGGCGGTAGCTGCTGTGACCCGTGGGGCCTGTGTCATGGCGCCCCCGGTGGTGCTGCTCCGGAGACTGCCTTACTGTGGGCAGCGGGCCCTGCCCCACACCTACTGCGAGCACATGGGCGTGGCTCGGCTGGCCTGTGGCGATACGCGCCCCAACGTCTGGTACGGACTGGCCTCCACGCTGCTCACTCCAGTCCTGGACCTAGGGCTCATAGGTGCTTCCTACGCCCTCATCCTCCGCGCGGTCTGTCACCTGCCCTCCCACGGCGCCCGGCGCAAGGCCCTGGGCACCTGCGGGGCCCACGCCAGTGTCATCACCCTCTTCTACACacccgccctcttctccttcctggcTCATCGTTTCGGCCGCCACACGGTGCCCAGCCACGTTCATATCCTCCTGGCTAACCTCTATGTGGTGgtgccccctgccctcaatcccgTGGTCTACGGAGTGCGGACCCAGCAGATCGCTCAGAGGGTCAGGCGCTTGTTTCGGCTCTGCTGGGCAGGACCAGTGAGGGATGTGGGCCCTGCGAGGGCCTCCCCCAGGAACAAATGA
- the UBQLNL gene encoding ubiquilin-like protein, with protein sequence MPHVIARTLRMAQCGHHSGLPAEKISPGVTQVIVKTPGKQEDFVIASDTSVRQFKEKLSAHFKCQMDQLVLVFMGRLLKDHDVLSQRGILNGHTIHVVIKSKNGSRSLAHFSQDLSTNKPCHQDKNTKGNSSGEHQSAGVGYTAVESALSEDAPKVHTQDLKVGSLECIAQILENPSIRQLLSNTDFMRQFISEHLDMQQLMQQNPEVSHSLDNSEILWKILELTRNLAVIQEIVQIQQPVQNLESPPNPQSYVGLETVPGWDNASGQSSADFNHQMLNSAQDPFGGNIFTALLGGQVPEQVQFSLPSPPPSQKWQEHLQQPPTARVIHASSQGVSSITSANSTPNMANHTCRASTSNPTNGQRHTCAVEQPTGIPDLPSRELNQLPQAEDRDDTISIDSSSQKLDDLQQSNEQTSSQITGSMMQLLLNNPSLAAQMMMFMSVPQLSEQWRQQLPAFLQQTQFSDMLIALANPKASQAILQIEQSLQLLATEAPILLPWLASYLWGLGWLPAPSCSYPDTVPGAWDVPNMAESKGPESCPKSGTVLQRLQSLAGDTSHLLQTPETCFSKQMEYLQALGFANHHANLQALIATKGDTSAAIQKLRRSQGS encoded by the coding sequence ATGCCGCATGTCATCGCTCGAACACTCAGGATGGCCCAGTGTGGGCATCATTCAGGGCTGCCTGCAGAGAAGATCTCTCCGGGTGTCACTCAGGTGATAGTGAAGACACCAGGCAAGCAGGAAGACTTTGTGATAGCCAGTGATACCTCGGTGAGGCAGTTCAAGGAGAAGCTATCGGCTCACTTTAAATGCCAAATGGACCAACTAGTGCTTGTCTTCATGGGCCGCCTTCTCAAAGACCATGATGTGCTGAGCCAGAGGGGCATCCTGAATGGTCACACCATCCACGTAGTCATCAAGTCTAAAAATGGCTCCAGATCCCTAGCCCATTTCTCCCAGGACCTGTCAACCAATAAACCCTGCCACCAGGACAAAAACACCAAAGGAAACAGCAGTGGGGAACACCAATCTGCTGGTGTGGGTTACACCGCAGTGGAGTCAGCTCTCTCAGAGGATGCACCCAAGGTGCATACCCAGGACTTGAAAGTGGGTAGTCTAGAGTGCATAGCACAGATACTGGAGAATCCTAGCATCAGGCAACTCCTGTCCAACACAGACTTCATGAGACAGTTCATCTCAGAACACCTAGACATGCAGCAATTGATGCAGCAGAACCCAGAGGTCTCACACAGCCTTGACAATTCTGAGATCCTGTGGAAGATTCTGGAGCTGACCAGGAACCTGGCAGTGATTCAAGAGATAGTGCAGATCCAGCAACCTGTACAGAATCTTGAGAGCCCACCGAACCCACAGTCATATGTAGGCTTAGAGACTGTCCCAGGATGGGACAATGCCTCAGGTCAGAGTTCTGCTGATTTCAATCATCAGATGCTCAACAGTGCACAAGATCCATTTGGGGGCAACATTTTCACAGCTCTCCTGGGAGGACAAGTGCCAGAGCAAGTCCAGTTTTCACTCCCGTCTCCACCACCATCCCAGAAATGGCAGGAACATCTCCAACAGCCCCCTACAGCCCGAGTCATCCATGCTAGTTCTCAAGGTGTATCTTCAATCACTTCAGCCAATTCTACCCCCAACATGGCAAATCATACTTGCAGGGCCAGTACTTCTAACCCCACTAATGGTCAGAGGCATACTTGTGCAGTGGAGCAGCCAACTGGAATACCAGATTTACCTAGCAGAGAGCTCAACCAGCTGCCCCAGGCAGAAGACAGAGATGACACCATTTCTATAGATAGCTCTAGCCAGAAATTAGATGATCTCCAGCAGTCAAATGAGCAGACCAGCTCCCAGATCACAGGAAGCATGATGCAACTGCTTTTGAACAAcccttccctggcagcccagatgATGATGTTCATGAGTGTGCCCCAGCTGAGTGAACAGTGGAGGCAGCAACTGCCTGCATTTCTGCAGCAGACTCAGTTTTCTGATATGCTTATAGCTCTAGCCAACCCTAAAGCATCACAAGCAATACTGCAGATTGAGCAGAGTCTGCAGCTGTTGGCCACTGAGGCTCCTATTCTTCTACCCTGGCTTGCCTCCTACTTATGGGGCCTGGGCTGGCTTCCTGCGCCCAGCTGCAGCTACCCCGACACAGTGCCCGGGGCCTGGGATGTGCCCAATATGGCTGAATCTAAAGGACCTGAGTCCTGTCCCAAATCGGGAACAGTCCTacagaggctacagtccctagCTGGAGACACTTCCCACCTTCTACAAACCCCTGAGACTTGTTTCAGCAAGCAAATGGAATATCTCCAGGCCCTGGGATTTGCAAACCACCACGCCAATCTTCAGGCCCTCATTGCCACCAAGGGAGACACCAGCGCTGCCATCCAGAAGCTCAGGAGATCCCAGGGATCCTAA